From a single bacterium genomic region:
- a CDS encoding NAD(P)H-dependent oxidoreductase gives MNRKVVAIMGTYRRGCITEQTVDAILGAIGKRGGQGEKIVLLDEKIEFCRNCRTCTQESEDKRRGRCVIEDDMDGVLAKIDAAAALILAAPVNFSNTTAIMKRFIERLICYTYWPWGKTIPVNRIKRSEKRAMLFTSSGAPAIINRIIMPCPLKALKIAANVMGARVKKSIYMGSAGKDQGEKLGAGDLSRAESAAAWLLG, from the coding sequence ATGAACCGGAAAGTCGTGGCGATCATGGGGACCTATCGGAGGGGATGCATCACGGAGCAGACCGTCGACGCGATCCTGGGGGCGATCGGAAAGCGCGGCGGCCAGGGCGAAAAGATCGTGCTGCTCGATGAGAAGATCGAGTTCTGCAGGAACTGCCGGACATGCACCCAGGAGAGTGAGGATAAGAGGCGGGGCAGGTGCGTCATAGAGGACGATATGGATGGGGTCCTCGCGAAGATCGACGCTGCTGCTGCCCTGATCCTCGCGGCGCCCGTCAACTTCAGCAACACGACCGCGATCATGAAGCGCTTCATCGAGCGGCTCATCTGCTATACCTATTGGCCCTGGGGCAAGACGATACCTGTGAACCGCATAAAGCGCAGCGAGAAGAGGGCGATGCTCTTCACCTCGAGCGGCGCGCCGGCGATCATCAACAGGATCATCATGCCGTGCCCGCTCAAGGCCTTGAAGATTGCGGCAAACGTCATGGGGGCGCGGGTGAAGAAGAGCATCTACATGGGGTCGGCCGGCAAGGACCAGGGGGAGAAACTTGGCGCAGGCGACCTGAGTCGAGCCGAGTCCGCAGCCGCCTGGCTCCTCGGTTAA
- a CDS encoding radical SAM protein has product MRIALVNPNTLHLPGTVLSDDAAIDALVKPGAVWFREFSPNDSLLALAALTPEEHELIYMDDQFGTIDPDAKVDLAAISTVTMNADRAYELAAAFRERGVHVAMGGIHVTMLPEEAAIHVDTVVTGDADLVWPKFLSDLECGRPKVRYDGGYADIKKSPPPRLSILEPERYFRRCFGLEVYDLRTSAGCSRRCRFCANWMRQGCDRMHKKSLKQVEAELARIAAFAGPRLLSVSDDNLFLDPRYAAGVMRLIRDHGFTWIGSGDVSVTKRPELMRLLEESRCRVLCFGLESLDARNLRWLAPWKARQVPRYREAISVARDHGINVWGSFIAGLEHDDLDVFQRILDFFLASSLSSVNVAILTPYPGTEVRQRLIDEGRLDISAAWSKYTAFNLLFRHDRFSSEQVMRKLEWFLRKLASPEIQEHLRRITLRPEGN; this is encoded by the coding sequence ATGAGAATCGCGCTGGTCAATCCAAATACCCTGCATCTCCCCGGGACCGTCCTCTCAGATGACGCGGCCATCGACGCCCTGGTCAAGCCTGGGGCGGTATGGTTCCGCGAGTTCTCGCCCAACGACTCGCTGCTTGCCCTTGCGGCGCTCACGCCCGAGGAGCACGAGCTCATCTACATGGACGATCAGTTCGGCACAATCGACCCGGACGCGAAGGTGGACCTCGCTGCGATCAGTACGGTGACGATGAACGCCGACCGGGCATATGAGCTGGCAGCGGCCTTCAGGGAGCGGGGTGTGCATGTGGCGATGGGCGGTATCCACGTGACCATGCTGCCCGAGGAGGCGGCCATCCATGTGGATACGGTCGTGACTGGCGATGCGGACCTGGTGTGGCCTAAGTTTCTCTCGGATCTTGAGTGCGGGAGGCCTAAGGTTCGCTATGACGGCGGCTACGCGGACATAAAGAAGAGTCCTCCGCCCAGGCTCTCGATACTTGAGCCTGAACGTTACTTTCGCCGCTGCTTCGGCCTGGAGGTATATGATCTTCGGACCTCGGCCGGATGCAGCAGGCGCTGCCGCTTCTGCGCGAACTGGATGAGGCAGGGCTGCGATCGCATGCACAAGAAGTCGCTGAAACAGGTCGAGGCCGAGCTCGCCCGGATAGCCGCCTTCGCAGGGCCGCGTCTGCTAAGCGTGAGCGACGACAACCTCTTCCTCGATCCGCGGTATGCCGCCGGGGTCATGCGCCTCATCCGCGACCACGGCTTCACGTGGATCGGTTCCGGCGACGTGTCGGTGACGAAGAGGCCGGAGCTCATGCGCCTCCTCGAAGAGAGCCGCTGCCGCGTGCTCTGCTTCGGCCTTGAGAGCCTCGACGCGAGGAACCTGCGGTGGCTCGCGCCATGGAAGGCGCGTCAGGTCCCGCGTTACCGCGAGGCGATCAGCGTAGCGCGCGACCACGGCATCAACGTGTGGGGGTCGTTCATCGCGGGTCTCGAGCACGACGATCTCGATGTCTTTCAGAGGATCCTCGATTTCTTTTTAGCGAGCAGCCTGAGCAGTGTGAACGTCGCCATCCTGACCCCGTATCCGGGCACAGAGGTGCGGCAGCGTCTGATAGACGAGGGTAGACTCGACATCTCCGCAGCCTGGAGCAAATACACGGCCTTCAACCTGCTCTTTCGCCACGATCGGTTCAGCTCGGAGCAGGTGATGAGAAAGCTGGAGTGGTTCTTGAGGAAGCTTGCAAGCCCCGAGATTCAGGAGCATCTCCGGCGGATCACATTGAGGCCGGAGGGAAATTAG
- a CDS encoding DegT/DnrJ/EryC1/StrS family aminotransferase: MKKSYYFISPAMEPARGRTRELIEELDALWLAGKNEGAGEICAALHTLADEKNLPYVFRQMEGSPTVGMLRDILKLLTSCDWKGNALFERILKGRSEQTINLDAAGVSCATGGLHAALQGLGAAGGEVITTSFNYIGVVNAIKLAGAKPRFVDIDPRTWCMDPGAARAAVNDNTRAILLTHFNHFADLAPFYDICEEGGRNVPLVQDASLAIGSKRAGLRPGFLNIGRPGATVMSFTISKIISGLGGAIVVSDSSKLIERVQVIAHQGLNLRDECIVDEFGANYKLSYLNAAIAREMLKRFDGIVGRRREIRTRYDEAFAPLAADGLIELQGLSADDAVTYYGILLPKGVAWREFAKLLFDRHGIIMGRWHCLHQEEIYKRAQGDAGASLPVTEEINRRMLFLPLHTGFSDEDAKYICEKTAEEIRRL; encoded by the coding sequence ATGAAGAAGAGCTATTATTTCATCAGCCCGGCGATGGAGCCGGCGCGCGGCAGGACGCGCGAGCTCATCGAGGAACTCGACGCACTGTGGCTGGCCGGCAAGAACGAGGGTGCAGGCGAGATCTGCGCCGCGCTCCATACGCTCGCCGACGAGAAGAATCTGCCCTACGTCTTCAGACAGATGGAGGGATCGCCTACGGTCGGCATGCTGAGGGACATCTTGAAGCTGCTCACCTCGTGCGATTGGAAGGGGAACGCCTTGTTCGAAAGGATCCTCAAGGGGCGCTCCGAGCAGACTATAAACCTGGACGCCGCCGGGGTGAGCTGCGCCACCGGGGGCCTGCATGCGGCGCTGCAGGGGTTGGGCGCCGCGGGCGGCGAGGTCATCACGACCTCGTTCAATTACATCGGGGTCGTCAACGCCATCAAACTAGCAGGCGCAAAGCCGAGGTTCGTGGATATAGACCCGCGCACCTGGTGCATGGATCCGGGCGCTGCGCGCGCCGCTGTGAACGACAACACCAGGGCGATCCTCCTCACGCACTTCAACCACTTCGCGGATCTTGCGCCGTTCTACGATATCTGCGAGGAAGGCGGCAGGAATGTCCCCCTCGTGCAGGACGCCTCCCTCGCCATCGGATCGAAGCGCGCGGGCCTTCGTCCCGGGTTCCTGAATATCGGCCGCCCCGGCGCCACGGTCATGAGCTTCACGATCTCGAAGATCATCTCCGGTCTGGGAGGGGCCATCGTCGTCTCCGACAGCAGCAAGCTGATAGAGCGCGTGCAGGTGATCGCGCACCAGGGGCTCAACCTGCGGGACGAATGCATCGTGGACGAGTTCGGCGCCAACTACAAGCTCTCCTACCTTAACGCGGCCATTGCGCGCGAGATGCTCAAGCGCTTCGACGGGATCGTCGGCCGCCGCCGCGAGATCAGGACCCGCTACGACGAGGCGTTCGCGCCGCTCGCCGCCGACGGCCTCATCGAGCTGCAGGGGCTCAGCGCGGATGACGCGGTGACGTATTACGGGATCCTGCTGCCGAAGGGCGTGGCATGGCGCGAGTTTGCGAAGCTCCTCTTCGACAGGCACGGCATCATCATGGGGCGATGGCACTGCCTGCACCAGGAGGAGATCTACAAGAGGGCGCAGGGCGATGCGGGCGCCTCCCTCCCTGTCACCGAGGAGATCAACAGGCGCATGCTCTTCCTGCCGCTGCACACCGGGTTTTCCGACGAAGATGCGAAGTATATCTGCGAGAAGACTGCGGAGGAGATCCGGCGGCTCTAG
- a CDS encoding 4-hydroxy-2-oxovalerate aldolase, giving the protein MTKSTNDIKILDVTIRDGSYAVNYQFTEEQVFAVAQALDRAGVDYIEVGHGCGLCAGEKVGLPPAASDVAQVRSAKAAVKRAKIGVIANPEPGTLPRDIDSVIDHLDFIRFAANCDNPSILEKNISHARSRRPDIEIFVQLMRSTRVKPEKLVDSMKIAEDMGVNIAYLVDTAGHFLPEQVFDLISRIRESCPIGVGFHGHNNMGLANANSLAAVRAGAVSIDASLKGIGRAAGNAQLEAIVSLLRRTGMALHVDFDQLLRAGEELVAPIMPPSKGIAAIDLTTADLNIDVYPLSIYERISAEANVDLTTLIRAIAANLGTVEIELDGIERALKKLGKDPEKVLAAIGIKKR; this is encoded by the coding sequence ATGACCAAATCGACCAACGATATCAAGATATTAGACGTAACCATTCGCGACGGCAGCTATGCCGTCAACTACCAGTTCACAGAGGAGCAGGTATTTGCAGTGGCGCAGGCCTTGGACCGGGCAGGCGTGGACTACATAGAAGTCGGCCACGGCTGCGGACTCTGCGCCGGTGAAAAGGTTGGGCTGCCCCCTGCTGCGAGCGATGTGGCCCAGGTGAGATCAGCCAAGGCAGCGGTGAAGAGGGCCAAGATCGGCGTGATCGCGAACCCTGAGCCGGGCACCCTGCCCCGCGACATAGATTCGGTCATAGATCATCTCGACTTCATAAGATTCGCCGCCAACTGCGACAACCCGAGCATCCTTGAAAAAAACATATCCCACGCCAGGTCGCGACGCCCTGATATAGAGATATTTGTCCAGCTGATGCGCTCCACCCGAGTGAAGCCTGAAAAGCTCGTGGATTCGATGAAGATCGCCGAGGATATGGGGGTAAACATCGCTTACCTCGTGGACACGGCCGGCCATTTCCTACCGGAGCAGGTCTTTGATCTCATATCCCGCATCAGGGAGTCATGCCCGATCGGCGTGGGCTTCCACGGCCACAACAACATGGGACTGGCGAACGCCAACAGCCTGGCCGCGGTGCGCGCAGGAGCGGTCTCGATCGATGCAAGCCTCAAGGGCATCGGACGCGCCGCGGGCAACGCGCAGCTCGAGGCGATCGTCTCCCTGCTCAGGCGCACGGGAATGGCGCTGCATGTGGATTTCGACCAGCTGCTCCGCGCCGGAGAGGAACTCGTGGCGCCGATCATGCCTCCATCGAAGGGAATAGCCGCCATCGACCTCACAACCGCAGACCTCAACATAGACGTCTACCCGCTCTCCATCTATGAGCGGATCTCGGCGGAGGCGAATGTGGATCTGACCACGCTCATCCGCGCGATCGCGGCAAACCTGGGGACTGTCGAGATCGAACTGGACGGGATCGAACGCGCACTCAAGAAGCTCGGCAAGGATCCGGAAAAGGTACTCGCTGCCATCGGTATCAAAAAACGCTAG
- a CDS encoding 30S ribosomal protein S1 produces the protein MCAVHIQPTEVQKNSEFARLFDESVKKVTLKQGEIIKGKIVGLTRDNVIVDIGFKSEGQIPIEEFKNPRGEITAKPGDEINVLLENIENEHGLMILSKERADAMRTWDVLTEVSEKDGEIEGTVVSKVKGGLSVDIGVRAFLPGSQVDLRPVRNLEKYVGNVYKFKIIKLNKRRGNVVLSRKVILEKEREAMREATLANLAEGQVFDGIVKNVTDYGVFVDLGGIDGLLHVTDMTWGRINHPSEMFSVGDEIRVAVLKFDPETQKVSLGLKQLMPDPWADVESNYPVGSRVTGKCTSLTDYGAFVQLTDGVEGLIHVSEMSWTKKIKHPSKVMAVGDTVDAIVLDVDTENKRISLGLKQIEPNPWEQISEKYPIGSTIKGAVRNIADFGVFMDVNGEIDGLIHISDIDWVQNFAHPSELFKKGDEIEAIVLHVDPQNERFSLGLKQLKDDPWDRIKSAYNEGSRAYGKVLSKSGAGAVVELEPGVEGLIPDAEGGKELNAGDSLDVVVRQTNPKDRKFLLAPAAKKDGE, from the coding sequence ATGTGCGCCGTTCATATCCAACCCACTGAAGTGCAGAAAAACAGCGAGTTTGCGAGGCTCTTCGACGAGAGCGTGAAGAAGGTGACCCTCAAACAGGGGGAGATCATCAAGGGCAAGATCGTCGGCCTCACTCGCGACAACGTCATCGTGGACATCGGTTTTAAGTCCGAGGGCCAGATTCCTATCGAGGAATTCAAGAACCCGAGGGGCGAGATCACGGCAAAGCCCGGCGATGAGATCAACGTGCTCCTGGAGAACATCGAGAACGAGCACGGCCTCATGATCCTCTCAAAGGAGAGGGCCGACGCCATGCGCACCTGGGACGTCCTCACCGAGGTCAGCGAGAAGGACGGCGAGATCGAGGGAACGGTGGTCTCCAAGGTCAAGGGCGGGCTGTCGGTCGACATCGGCGTGCGTGCGTTCCTCCCCGGCTCCCAGGTTGATTTGAGGCCGGTCCGCAACCTCGAGAAGTACGTGGGCAACGTGTACAAATTCAAAATCATCAAACTCAACAAGAGGCGCGGAAACGTCGTCCTCTCCCGCAAGGTCATCTTGGAGAAGGAGAGGGAGGCGATGCGCGAGGCCACTCTCGCGAACCTCGCCGAGGGCCAGGTCTTCGACGGTATCGTCAAGAACGTCACGGACTACGGCGTCTTCGTGGATTTGGGCGGCATCGACGGCCTGCTACACGTGACCGACATGACCTGGGGAAGGATAAACCATCCCTCCGAGATGTTCTCGGTCGGCGACGAGATACGCGTCGCGGTGCTCAAGTTCGATCCCGAGACGCAGAAGGTGAGCCTGGGGCTCAAGCAGCTTATGCCCGATCCGTGGGCCGACGTGGAGTCGAACTATCCGGTCGGCTCCCGCGTGACCGGCAAGTGCACCAGCCTCACGGACTATGGCGCGTTCGTGCAGCTGACCGACGGCGTCGAGGGGCTCATCCACGTCTCGGAGATGAGCTGGACCAAGAAGATCAAGCATCCCTCCAAGGTCATGGCCGTGGGCGACACGGTGGACGCCATAGTGCTCGACGTGGACACCGAGAACAAACGCATCTCGCTCGGTCTCAAGCAGATCGAACCCAACCCCTGGGAGCAGATCAGCGAGAAATATCCGATCGGCAGCACGATCAAGGGCGCTGTGCGCAACATCGCCGATTTCGGGGTCTTCATGGACGTCAACGGCGAGATCGACGGCCTAATCCATATCTCCGACATAGACTGGGTCCAGAATTTTGCGCATCCCTCCGAGCTCTTCAAGAAGGGGGACGAGATTGAGGCTATAGTGCTTCACGTGGACCCGCAGAACGAGCGCTTCTCCCTGGGGCTCAAACAGCTCAAGGACGATCCGTGGGACCGCATCAAGTCTGCGTATAATGAAGGCAGCCGCGCGTACGGCAAGGTCCTCTCTAAGAGCGGCGCGGGCGCGGTCGTTGAGCTCGAGCCGGGCGTCGAGGGCCTCATCCCGGACGCGGAGGGCGGCAAGGAGTTGAACGCCGGCGATTCGCTCGACGTGGTCGTGAGGCAGACGAACCCCAAGGACCGCAAGTTCCTCTTGGCGCCTGCGGCGAAGAAGGATGGGGAATAA
- the sppA gene encoding signal peptide peptidase SppA, translated as MRHKWLLIVIPVAAMIFIAFMAGMVSFFATTGGGTSIFGGGRVGVIEVRGPIISAEETVKDIEELKKEDGIKSVILRIESPGGSVGASQEILEAVKLLAKEKPLVASMGSVAASGGYYIACGATRILANPGTITGSIGVRMEHVAIGDLLRWAKVNLETLKSGRYKDIGTMERPLTDEERGILQDLLDELRGQFKQAVMEARGLSAEEVEALADGRVFTGIRAKDLGLVDEIGGFAEAIKLAAQLGGISGEPELAYPKKRGGFIKRMIEGAAESLDFLAGSAADYRRPVMKI; from the coding sequence ATGCGTCACAAGTGGCTCTTGATCGTCATTCCCGTCGCGGCCATGATCTTCATCGCGTTCATGGCCGGCATGGTCTCCTTTTTTGCGACAACGGGCGGCGGCACATCGATCTTCGGTGGCGGCAGGGTGGGTGTGATAGAGGTGAGAGGACCCATCATCTCCGCCGAAGAGACGGTGAAGGACATCGAGGAGCTGAAGAAGGAAGACGGGATCAAATCCGTGATATTGAGGATCGAGTCGCCCGGCGGCTCGGTCGGCGCGTCGCAGGAGATCCTGGAGGCCGTGAAGCTGCTGGCCAAGGAGAAACCGCTCGTCGCTTCGATGGGGTCGGTGGCCGCCAGCGGCGGGTACTACATAGCGTGCGGCGCCACGAGGATACTCGCCAATCCGGGCACAATCACGGGTTCGATCGGCGTCCGGATGGAGCACGTGGCAATAGGCGATCTGCTCAGATGGGCCAAGGTGAATCTCGAGACCCTGAAGAGCGGCCGCTATAAGGACATAGGCACGATGGAGAGGCCGCTCACGGATGAGGAGAGGGGCATTCTGCAGGATCTCCTCGATGAGCTCCGCGGGCAGTTCAAACAAGCGGTGATGGAGGCGCGAGGCCTGTCCGCGGAAGAGGTCGAAGCGTTGGCGGACGGCAGGGTCTTCACCGGGATCCGAGCCAAGGACCTCGGTCTCGTCGACGAGATAGGCGGATTCGCCGAGGCCATAAAACTCGCTGCGCAGCTCGGAGGCATCTCCGGCGAACCCGAACTCGCGTATCCCAAGAAGCGGGGAGGCTTCATCAAGAGGATGATTGAAGGCGCAGCCGAATCGCTGGATTTTCTCGCCGGATCGGCTGCGGATTACCGGCGGCCCGTGATGAAGATATAG
- a CDS encoding integration host factor subunit beta: MNKSDLIELLSKKLPNLAARDVEVIVNTVFDSMTDALGKAERIEIRGFGSFEVRVRKPRVGRNPKTGQSVDVGERFVPFFKVGKELRERVNKGV; this comes from the coding sequence TTGAACAAGAGCGATCTGATCGAACTGCTGTCGAAGAAATTGCCCAACCTGGCTGCGAGGGACGTGGAGGTGATCGTCAATACTGTTTTCGACAGCATGACCGACGCGCTGGGCAAAGCCGAGCGCATCGAGATCCGCGGATTCGGCAGCTTTGAGGTCCGCGTGCGCAAACCGCGCGTGGGACGCAATCCCAAGACCGGACAATCGGTCGACGTGGGCGAGAGGTTCGTCCCATTTTTCAAGGTCGGCAAGGAGCTGCGCGAACGCGTCAACAAGGGGGTCTGA
- a CDS encoding HIT domain-containing protein, giving the protein MERLWAPWRMKFIEELRERGSGCILCELAAQGDDRKRLVLHRGKRCYVVLNRFPYNNGHIMVVPYKHAGELASLEPGDYSEMLSISSHAVRIMRERMEADGFNIGINIGAVAGAGITDHIHMHLVPRWNGDSNFLPVLGETKCMPEYLEETYDRLAGDFSKIGK; this is encoded by the coding sequence ATGGAACGCCTGTGGGCGCCCTGGCGCATGAAGTTCATCGAGGAGCTGCGCGAGCGGGGCTCGGGCTGCATCCTCTGTGAGCTCGCAGCCCAGGGCGATGACCGCAAGAGGCTGGTCCTTCACAGAGGCAAAAGATGTTACGTCGTCCTGAACCGCTTTCCTTATAACAACGGCCATATCATGGTGGTGCCTTATAAGCACGCGGGGGAGCTCGCGTCCCTCGAACCAGGCGATTACTCGGAGATGCTCTCCATCTCTTCGCACGCGGTCCGCATCATGCGCGAGAGGATGGAGGCCGATGGCTTCAACATTGGGATCAACATAGGCGCCGTGGCCGGCGCGGGGATCACCGATCACATCCACATGCACCTGGTGCCCAGGTGGAACGGCGACTCCAATTTTCTGCCGGTGTTGGGCGAGACCAAGTGCATGCCGGAATATCTCGAGGAGACCTATGACAGGCTCGCCGGAGATTTCTCAAAGATAGGAAAATGA
- a CDS encoding LapA family protein — protein sequence MKKLIFAFLMAALFFALLNFIYCNLDESVFGYKIVFKFTVPYMFALQSSPLPMGFVLLVTFCAGMITIALLEALPSFFKTLEIRSKNKKIRQLERELDVVRGLGEVRETRVEESESSEKK from the coding sequence ATGAAAAAACTGATATTCGCGTTCCTGATGGCCGCTCTCTTCTTCGCGCTGCTCAACTTCATTTACTGCAATCTCGACGAGAGCGTGTTCGGATACAAGATCGTGTTCAAATTCACCGTCCCGTATATGTTCGCGCTGCAGTCCTCCCCGCTGCCGATGGGCTTCGTGCTCCTCGTGACGTTCTGCGCAGGCATGATCACGATCGCGCTGCTGGAGGCGCTGCCCTCGTTCTTCAAGACGCTGGAGATACGCTCCAAGAACAAGAAGATCCGGCAGCTGGAGAGGGAGCTCGACGTGGTCCGCGGTCTCGGGGAGGTCAGGGAGACGCGGGTTGAGGAGAGCGAGAGCTCGGAGAAGAAATGA
- a CDS encoding radical SAM protein, whose amino-acid sequence MIDLLLIHCESGISPLDMEYFLPPIGLVGLSSFLNANGLRSRIIDCRSPKFSMRQLANFLAEEKPRWIGIDVLSDTVFTAMRLVRIVRALSPDSRVVLGGPHATLASEALMREAMPDALVIGEGEIACLDLLKKRRLSEVRGIMRMSRNRIVRNEMPKPIDLDELPSPDYSTVLDSEVIPYAPALATARGCPYRCTFCAAPLLSSKIRWRSPGKIAADIDAIFSSKGRKLPFLTIADDTFTFDLARTAAVCDAIKQVGGGSKFIWYAEARIDRIAHDPSVLAVMKAAGLRFLQLGIESGDERVLAAYRKGITLDQARRVCSACADLELLYHAGFIVGGPFESPATLNSTRDLMSRLAKDSKGFLQLNFTFMTPLPGTEIFMHPDRYGIEMLDPELYTSVSFDNCVTRTAEMSRAQIFRARFDMFTESFEMMRAALASGGERTKRAIDAIRANVGHFHKSMILLEEGLMEKMKKIQTEILRQKAEKFAEYRLEAGDGWRHLMPTRLPAFGMSEDGLYAFEGVLMDAEESSIFHYSTGKLSGSDIASHLGFDDERMKAALGRLEQRKAIVYRTF is encoded by the coding sequence ATGATCGACCTCCTGCTCATCCACTGCGAATCCGGCATCTCGCCGCTAGACATGGAATACTTCCTGCCGCCCATAGGCCTCGTCGGCCTTTCATCATTCCTCAACGCTAACGGCCTCCGCTCCAGGATCATCGATTGCCGCAGCCCCAAGTTTTCGATGAGGCAGCTGGCGAACTTTCTGGCCGAGGAGAAACCCCGCTGGATCGGAATCGACGTGCTCTCCGACACCGTCTTCACCGCAATGCGCCTGGTGCGGATCGTGCGCGCCCTCTCCCCCGACTCCCGCGTCGTCCTCGGCGGCCCGCACGCCACGCTCGCGTCGGAGGCGCTGATGCGGGAGGCCATGCCCGACGCGCTGGTGATCGGCGAGGGCGAGATCGCGTGCCTCGACCTCCTTAAAAAACGCAGGCTCTCGGAGGTCCGCGGGATCATGCGCATGAGCCGCAATCGCATCGTGAGAAACGAGATGCCGAAGCCCATCGACCTGGACGAGCTGCCATCGCCCGACTATTCGACGGTGCTGGACTCGGAGGTGATCCCGTACGCGCCCGCGCTGGCGACCGCGCGCGGATGCCCTTATCGCTGCACCTTCTGCGCGGCGCCGCTCCTCTCGAGCAAGATCAGGTGGCGCAGCCCGGGTAAGATCGCCGCGGACATCGACGCTATCTTCTCCTCAAAGGGGCGCAAACTCCCGTTTCTCACCATAGCGGACGACACGTTCACCTTCGACCTTGCGAGGACCGCGGCGGTCTGCGACGCGATCAAACAGGTCGGCGGTGGCAGCAAATTCATCTGGTACGCGGAGGCGCGAATCGACAGAATAGCGCACGACCCCTCGGTGCTCGCGGTCATGAAGGCGGCGGGACTCCGATTCCTGCAGCTGGGGATCGAGTCCGGGGACGAGCGCGTGCTCGCGGCGTATCGAAAGGGCATCACACTCGACCAGGCGCGCAGGGTCTGCAGCGCCTGCGCCGACCTGGAGCTCCTCTATCACGCCGGATTCATCGTGGGCGGCCCCTTTGAGTCGCCCGCCACGCTGAACTCGACGAGGGATCTCATGTCCAGGCTCGCAAAGGACTCGAAGGGCTTTTTGCAGCTCAACTTCACCTTCATGACCCCCCTGCCCGGGACAGAGATATTCATGCACCCCGACAGGTACGGCATCGAGATGCTCGACCCTGAGCTCTACACCTCGGTCAGTTTCGACAACTGCGTAACGAGGACCGCGGAGATGAGCCGCGCGCAGATATTCAGGGCCCGCTTCGACATGTTCACCGAGAGCTTCGAGATGATGCGCGCCGCCCTGGCCTCAGGCGGCGAACGCACCAAAAGGGCGATAGACGCCATAAGGGCGAACGTCGGCCACTTCCACAAGTCCATGATACTCCTGGAAGAGGGGCTCATGGAGAAGATGAAAAAAATACAGACCGAGATACTGAGGCAGAAGGCCGAAAAATTCGCGGAATACCGGCTCGAGGCGGGCGACGGCTGGAGGCACCTGATGCCGACCAGGCTGCCCGCGTTCGGCATGAGCGAAGACGGCCTCTACGCATTCGAAGGGGTATTGATGGACGCGGAGGAGAGCTCGATCTTCCATTACTCCACCGGAAAGCTGAGCGGCAGCGATATCGCAAGCCACCTGGGATTCGACGACGAGAGGATGAAGGCGGCGCTGGGCAGGCTGGAACAAAGGAAGGCCATCGTCTACAGGACATTCTGA